A segment of the Lycium ferocissimum isolate CSIRO_LF1 chromosome 5, AGI_CSIRO_Lferr_CH_V1, whole genome shotgun sequence genome:
GATCATTTTCTGAGGGACAAAATTAGtgagaatgttattattgatgttagtgTAACAGTCTGAGAATGTTAGGTAAAATGGGATATGGGTCGAAACTCCCATAAAGCGGTTTTGTCAACAAATGGATTGACTAACGTAAATCATCTTTAAAGAGGCTTTACCATATAGTTCATTGATCGGAGTAAATTTTAGAGgcaagaaaaaaagtgaaataaaaataagaagcTTTAACATTGTGTTGGAGAAGCTCTTTAACACTAAATCGctagaattttttattttttttaaccattGATATACtccatttgtttcaatttaatTATGTGAACCCTTTACTATTTGGGGAGTCTACGAGGTGGTTCTTTGACCttattttctttacatttttcctaaattatttgaattataaattatcatgtcttatagtacttttaatgtagtttataaatataaaatttttatGTTTACAAACTTGAAAAGTCTATATGCCAAAATTTAAGGTCAAAGTTATAAAATTTGACCTCAGATccgaaaaggttcacataaattgaaagtGAGAGAGTATTAGAGATGCAAATCAATTACATTAAGAACAAATAATGGAAGTGTATGAGTTAGGATACATGCGATCCAAGATAATAAAAAGAGCCGTAAAAACTTGAGGTTAACGCCTGGTTGTACCATCAAGCTAATAACGTCGTCGCTAATCAAAATGGTAGTATTGCGAGTGTGACTACTAGCGTTAGCTACTTTTCGCGATGTATTTGTTACAGTATGACCATCAGAGTCGATAATGTTGCTATTTCGCCTACGAAAAGAACCCTCCAACCTGTAATATACCTGTGGTCTCAATGTTAAGAGAGGTTTACCATGTGCATCCATGAGTACAAGTCCACCAGATCTGCTCCCTCGGCTAGCAATGGACCGATTTTTTCCGTGGTGTATAGTTGTCTACCGGGAAAACTAATCTGCCTTGCTTATCAAACACAGTAAATCCATCTGTTCCTTGGAAACTCATACTGAATTTCTTCCACATTGTGAAGATAGCCCGCAGCCTACTTATTATTAACCGAgatggaggaggaggaggaggacaACCATTATTATTATCTTCGCGATCATCGTCGTTGAGGTAAACAAGAGGTTTGCTTTGCATCTTTCTATGATGATATGCTGGATGAATCTTTGACATCTATTCAAGTAAGATGGAGAAAATACAATGAATTGTTTCAAGAGTGACTCTGAGTTGTTTTTTTTCTATAGATAAATGTTGACTAATGTGACTAACATTGAACCTTCTCTCTTACTAAAGTTGATTAGAACCAAATAACTTGAACAATATAGTCAGATCGTTATTATAAAATCTAAAATTATTTGGTTTTTGATCGTGCATAGTGGAAGATGACGAGCCTTTGTCGCGTTAAGATGGGTTTCAAACTTAGTACGCAAAAGATTAATTAACTATTCTATTTATGAATGCAAACTGGAAGACTATTGGCCAATGGaatgaaaattctagaagaatTAATGTATGTATTTTGAAAGCGAGACCGCTCTTTCAACTAATGTTTGTTGTTTCtctatattttcctttttatttaattagcaATCAGAAATTGTTAGTGGCTGGTATTAATTAGTGGTTATTAATTAACAATGTTAAACATCAGGATCTTTCATCCAGGTAGGGCCTGCTGGCCTTATGTCCACTTCCATCCTagtaacataaaataaaaatataggtATAGATCTCTCTGCAGATATTGGTAAATTCAATAGATCAATAATAGGCTAGCTAGATGCCCACAGTGTGATTTGAATACAAATGTTTTGGCGGCGCTAGATACCAACATACCGGTTCGATCGAATTTAGTAAATCCAAACATTATATCTGacttaagaaatttatttaataatatgtataaattgttaatttagaatctaaataacttaaaattactaaaatctttaattcataaacttcaaattctgactccaaaaaaaaaaaaaaagaacacgaCAACCCTACTTTTTTCTTGAGTGGGGTGTGCCAGGCCCAAGCTATAGGGCAAGACTAGGGCGATGTAATTATCCGCTTAAAATAATGAGTTAATATTATGTGAGTCATCGACTCACATATTAAATATTAGGTCCagcttcttttcatttttcttgtcTCTATTTTTCCAAGTTCCTATCTAGATGAGTGACACTTGGCTAATTTTATTATTAGtgatttagatttaattaactaaatcAAGATCTTAACCATGATTAATACAATAGATATTTATATACTTACTCCAAAAAAGGGGGATAATTCCACAAATCTAGCAACACCTTTCTGGTTGGGGTGCTTAATTATTAATAAtgctttatttacaaaaaagaACACCAGCAACCCTAACATAATTAAGCCGTCCAAATTTGTTACTAGTATTTTGAATCACATGTAGCCCGAATACAGGACGTTTGTTCGCCTGCTTAATTTCTTACTTAAAATCTTAACAGAACTGTTTATACCTAAGAAAATTAGGGTAACAAGCTCTAATCATttgaaattaaaaggaaaagttttTAATGGTCGATGAAAAGTTttatgccaatttttttttaaatcattctCACACCCCCTTTTTACCCCTATtaaaaggatttaaaagagtTTTTCCAATTAAAGTGACGTTTTGAAAAGGGATAATTTATTTATAAAGAGTCGTCACTtgaaattgagttttggtgttccaagtcaccttattgaatccctaatcaaaaggaaagtTGAATCTTTAATTATGGGTCTGCGAAAATAAAAGTCGGATAAGTTTAATTCATTGACCAGGGAAAGGAGGCACCCTCGAATCCCGTGGCTTTAGCATAGTCGCTTTATCGACTTATACCTagcttaaattaatttttaggATACATTATGCTTATGAGCTTAAGATTACTTATTTCCGCTTTCTttgaattaaaaacaaaaactcgTTCTTTTCtgagtaattaattaatttatttgggCCTTGGGCTTGTCTTGGCCCTAAGTATTTACAAAATTCGCTACATATATTTTAAGCCAAGAAAATCATGCAACTTAACATTTTATAGAGTAAGAAGCAAAAATACGAATAAATGAAACTGTAAGCATGGTATTAAATAAGTTTCAAAACACGAACTACAGCATTAAGTAAGTTTAAAAACACGAACTAGAGCGAGTGCTAAAGTTATTCTATGACTTAAGCTCTAAAAAATACTAACTTCTtgtaattaacaagccatatcCAAACTTGTTTCACCGCTCATTTTATTTAGAGAAGAGTGCATCTTAGTCCTTTGCATGAAACTAATTAAAGATGTAAAACAAAAAGTTAACTCCCAATAGCAAATAGAATAAAACAGTTCCCCCTCAAAACGTTAAACCATTAGTCTCAATTCCATTTAAATGATAAGACCAaacctacaaaaaaaaaaaaaaaaaaaaaaaaaaaataaatatcgaATTTACTCTAAagagatgaaaaataatatctcTAAAATTAGTTGAAACTAAACTTATTTGCATGCATTTGGCTACTGATCTGAAAATGGAATGACACAACTACATCTAATTTTGTTTAGAGAAAACATAACAACGTTATAACTATTTAAAATACttccaaaaatgaaagaaattgaaTCCCTACGTACTTGTTTCTGAAAATTTCGATATTTAAGAAAACTATCACTCTAGATTTGGTCACAGTTGAAAGGATCTATTTAAAGACTGCTCATCCTTGTTAGCTTTTTGCAAAATTAAATGCTCATCAAGGTAATCACTTTATGCAAAATGAGAAATCCGCAGCTTAACAGTCAATGTTTAACGTACTACCCAAATAAACATGataagcataagcaataacacAACCATTTAAATTACGACCTCGTTCAAATTTCAATTAATTTACACATGCAATAGCAGAACACCATATTTCATGTATTAATCAAGAGCAAGGTAAAAATTGGACCTTAAGCATGCAAGGAAAATAATCACGCATTTTACCAATTTTACTCTAAATTTTAACCATAAAAATTCAACATACTTCATATTATAACGTTGGAGAATAATTGCCAGTTAGACACGCGTGAAATCTGAGAAAAACTTCATAACGTTGGAATAAGGTCTCATATAATTGTGATATTTAAACCATACAAAGAAGATTGAATGTTACCTTTTGCGAAGATTAATTCACGACAATGAAAACGGCTACAATCTATTGATTTCCAAAGTTAACAAAAGTTAACTTTCAGGTTCACAAACTCGAAACTGCAAACGAAAACCTCAACTCGAACCTCAAGTACGAACCAAAACTccactgattttttttttctttctaattttaCTCTCGAAGCTCcctctagaattttttttgctctctttgtttactgttttttttttcctctactGTTTCTGATATTTTTTGTTTCTACGTGTTtgtagtactccctctgtctcaaaaagattgtctatgggacagagggagtatatatatactaatgtgtgtgttgtgccGTGTGTTTTGTGTTCCCAGATTAAGGGGGACGTGAGGGAGTAGGATTAGGAGGTGCAGGTTCTTAGTTGAGAGTTTGGTGGGAGCAATAAAACGTGGGGATTTGGGGATGTGGGAAAAGGACGTGAGGTGAGGAATTAGGGGTTAGGTGAGTTAAATTTTTGTAGGTTAGTTTAGGTTAATTGGGGAAAGGTTTTCTTTTACAGATTCTAGTTGGTTTCTTTTTAGGGAatctattcctttctttccttttttttttttttttttcaattcttttgttttttctcttatttgtttttcttgtgttttgtttttcttttggtctTTTAAAGATATAGATAGAATATAGTGATAAAAGTATTAGCTAACTATTTTAGAGTACTAACAAAAGTATGAGAAAAGTTAAATAGCTAGACTAAAATAAATTGTAACTAAGAACACCCTAAAACCactagcttatttattaaaagctaaatttaaaagaaaacatattttttagtaaattttcttttcttttgaaaaataaagacaaaacatatcataatgtGGCTctattttttgtagtttttaattttaaaaagcaagatttactaaaaataaaatacaactaAAAATATTTAACTAAACCTAAAAGAAATACTTAAACGCTAAAAATGGTGTAAAAACTTAAGTtgggtcaaaaattaggtgttcacAATCATCTTCTGAAATCTTAAATGAAATTAATCAAGACATAttaattatattaagaaaaatgtgttctctttttcatgtagctctatttaaaattttcatagcatttaataacatgaatttttattttcagtAGCAATTTCGTTTTGATTATCTCCCATCGATTTTACATTCATTTATCCCAATGGTTAATTAGGCTTCTTGTAATTTCCTGTTTGCTTAAATTTTTACAGAACGGTTTGTTAGTATTTTTAATCACATGTGTTGCTTGATTGTGGAGTTGTCCCCTTTTTTAGgaataaatatatgtaaatatctATTGTATTAATTATGGTTAAGACGTTgatttagttaattaaatttaaaccaCTAATAATAAAATTAGACAAGTGTCACACATTTAGATAGGAACTTGGGAAAAATGGAGATGAGCGGGGTTCTTAATTATTAACGTATTTGgccaataagaaaaaaaaatctatgacTCCCACGTAAGCCTGTCAAGTGGGTCAGGCCGGCCCGGAAAACCCGGCCCACCACCGGTCCGGCCCAGACCCACTAAGAGGTGCCAGGGATTGCGCTAGGTGGGATTTATTAAGGGCTGGGCCGGACTAGGTGGACGACTAGCCCGCCCACCGAAGGTTCCGAGTGATGACCGCGGCACCGCCCGGCccacttcaaattaaaaaataaaaataaaaaagagagatATAAGTACTACGAgcctgtttggcttagcttaaaaaagcagcttataagctgctttttttaagctaagccaaacgggctcaattattttttgtggcttattttaagcacaaaatggcttataagttggccagccaaacactcaaaaaagctatAAGCGGTTTttagcaacttataagctaagccaaacgggctctacatttattactaataataaatgttttaaaaacaTTGTATCACAATAAATTAATTAGGAGTCTTTTTTTACGGAGCACTttggttttctttaaaattgtattttaaagctagacaatcttgttttctcaacaaatatacctttgatacattttcagtatatagtatatattagattgtgatagttttatataaaagtaaaattccATTAGCATGTCATATATATTGTGGATACgtagattatatcaaatataatactccctccgtttcaatttacgtGAACCTAATTCTTTATTAGTCCGTGCTAAAAAGAATgacccctttctatatttgcaaacaatttacctttatgcaatgatttatagccacacaaaatatatgtgactcatataacaccacaagtttgaaagtcttcttttctttcttaaacttcgtgcccagtcaaatagaCATATCAACATctacataaataatttaaaataaaacttaaaacttaaattgacaacattgcaaattcaaaacatacaaacttgaacgGCGAAATATTGCAAATCAaagttcaaaacatacaaattaaACGGCTAACATCGACGgacaaatttaaagaagagataaacttcaaagtttaATTTCGTGCCTTTTCACAAGTGCCTACGCAACACACCGTATTCCCCTCCACACCCCCCACCCCACTCCCCCAATAGGCTAATACCGCGCTCCGACTTGTGGAGATATATGTcaccacaatgttgacatttaacatgttcctcgtttactcgctcaaaatggatccacaccgcacttgaagttgatcttcGAACTCGAGGAGAAGGTGGAGGATTATCCATGGAAGTTGAAAGTAGTAATGTACACTAGTGGCATAACAAATTTAGACAAAGAGAGAATTGTGGaagaattgtgtgaaaatgaagaagattggaggggtatttatagtttgaaaatatgaccaaagtgtagttattcataaatttaggggttcaaataaaattaacgactagcttttttttaaatttacaacggctagctttttgaatttgacaacgactaaactttttttttttagtttagtaattttatcattagatgtaaatgttaattttattattattagtgaatgtaaatgtctatttttgtattagaacttttttttttaaaaaaaggcccGACCCACTAACTAAACCCGGCCCGGCCCGGTTAGCCCGAGGTGTAGCCCCCTATCCGGGTAGGGGCTGAGCCGGACACCCTTTTCCCTCCCCAAGCCCGGCCCCTTAACTATAGCCCGGCCCGGCCCCCGTGTTGTCCACGTTTAAATGGCCCGGCCCAtcccggcccacttgacaggCTCCCACGTAAACCATCTTTAAAGAGGCTTTTTCATATAGTTCTTTAACCAGAATAAGTTTTAGAGGCAAGAAGAAAagtgaaataaaaataagaagcTTCAACATCGTATTGGAGAAGCTCATTTACACTAAACCGGtagaatttcttttttctttaaaacccCTTGATATTTTAGAGCTGCAAATCAATTACATTAAGAACAAATAATGGGAGCGTATGAATTAGGATACAGGCGATCCAAGATAATAACAAAAGCCATAAAAATGTGAGGTTCAAAGCCTGGTTGTACCACCAAGCTAAAAACGTCGTCGCTAATCAAAATGGTACTGCGAGCGCGGGTTGTCGTGTTAGCTACTTTTCGCGATATATTTGCTACAATATGACCATCAGAGTCGATGATGTTGCAATTTCGCCTACGAAAAGAACCCTCCACCCTGTAATTCGGCCTCCTCCTAGTCTTCATGTCCATGACATTATTCTCTCCGGCAACAAAGACTTGAGCCTGGCATGATGAAGTCGTACTTGTTCCCATCATAGTAAACAAAGATAATGGAGGTCTTCTCATTACGAACAAAGGAGTAGAATTGTTTAGCTCAGTGGATTGATCATCATCTTCCCCTCCTCTATATCCATTCCATTCATATTGCAATTGCACGGTCATCTGttaatatacatatgcatgattCATAATTGATTAATATGATTAATACATCGACGGCTTCTTAAATTTGtcattaaatttcatttagataGTTGAACTATGACTTGTTTCAATTTAGCACCCGAACCAATAATGTGTTTCTACTAGACACTTCCGCCCATTTGCCCATTTCCTCAAGCACCTATTACCCagtcacataaaatatgtcgtttcctttaattatacatATCAGCATCAATTAGAGCAGGCCTGAAGTTTTATGGCTCATTGAGACTAACACGTATAATCTATACAGtaattaacatattttaagtggttgATTTATAATTGGCGCTTGAAATACGCAcaaaattttttctaaaatttgagTCGGAAGTGAACGCGTTATCATGTATATTCAGGTGTTCAAGTGAAACAGGTCAAATTTGATTTTCCAAATGAAATTTACAGACCAAATTTAAGGGATTATCTATGTATTAGCCTTGATTAATtagaagaagaaatgaagacGAGGATGAAGTTAAAGTAATGAATACCTGTGGTCTCAATGTTAAGAGAGGTTTACCAGGTGCATCCATGAGTACAAGTCCACCAGATCTGCTGCCGCGGCTAGCAATGGATCGATTCTTCCTTCGGGTGTAATTGTCTACCCGAAAAACTAATCTGCCTTGCTTATCAAACACCGTAAATCCATCTGTTCCTTGGAAACTCATACTGGATTTCTTCCATACTGTAAAAATAGACGGGCAATTAGCCCGTGGCCTACTTAACATTAATCGAGCTggtggaggaggaggagaaggaagAAGACCATTATTATTGTAATCTTTGCGTTCATCTTCGTTGTTGTAAACAAGAGGTTTGCTTCGTAGCTTTTTATGATGATATGCTGGATGAATTTTTGACATGTATTGACGTAAGATGGAGAAAATGCAAGGAATTGTTTGAAGAGCGACTCAAattgcttatttttttcttctatcgAAATAGATAAATATTGACTAATCTCGCTAACATTGAACTTCCTCTCTTAATAAATTTTGATTAGAACGAAATACGTTGGAAGAATATAGTCGGacagttattatttttttcaatatatgattaatatatataatcttTCAACTTGGTTATTGATCATGCTTAGTGGAAGATGACGAGCCTTTGTCGCGTCTGAATGGGTTTCAAACTTAGTACGCAAAAGATTAATTAACTATTCTATCTATGAATGTAAACTGGAAGAGTATTGGCCAATGGAATGAAAATGTATACAATAATTAATGTATGTATGTAGAAAGCGAGACCTCTCTTTCAACTAATTTATGTTTGTTTCTCTATAttgtccttttatttaattGGCAATCAGAAATTGTTAGTGGATGGTATTAATTAGTGGTTATTAACAATGTTAAACATCCACATCATTCAGGTAGGGCTGGCTGGCCTTTGTCCACTAATTCCATTCCTcgttacataaaataaaaatataggtATAGATCTCTCTACAGTTGATATTAATCAACTCGTGGTCGATAATAGGCTAGTTGCCCACGGGAAGAGTATATATGTCGgtccaaaaaacaaaacaatagGATTTGAATACTAGGGTGGAGCTAGAGTTCAAGGTATAGGTTCTACCGTACTCAGTAATTTTGGTCCAAACCGCTatatttatcttaaaaaattcatttactatgtaaaaattattaatttaataataactttaaaaaattagaattctATACACATAAACTTCAAATACTGGCTCCGTCCCTgcaagaaggaaagaaaaagaccACGACCACCTTACTTTTTTCTTTGGTGGGGTGCGGTAGAATTAGCCCCTTAGAAACAGTTAATATATCGTGTGAGCCTATGACTCGCATATCAAAGATTAAATTAATAAGAATATATAGTACTCTTGACTTGATCTTAGCCAAAAGCCCGAGAAAAGTAACGCGGCAACCTTACTTTACCTAATAATTATATCCCAATTACCAGCCAACAACCATTCTGAATGCTAGGGTCCTACTTCCATCTTGTGTACCAACTCCAACTCCCTTCATCTAATTAGCTAATATACATCTCATGTATTATATACTAACAAGCTCTTTTCGGTAAAAACTCAAGTGCTTGAAAGTAGTCATGGGATAAAATATTGACATAAAACGATAACTTTATGAATCTATGGTGTGAAGAAGAAACAAGGACATAATATTATATGTCTAAGCGCAATGTTTGACATTATTCCCGGTAATATACATGATTCTCTTCTCAGTTATTAAGGTTAATATTTTCCTTTTGGACTTGTCTACGGCTTGCgcttttgttgttttcttgtttgTCTTGACCTGAAGGCAGATTCCTCATAGTAATAAATCATCACGCCTCGACAAAATTGAAGGCAGGAGGCATAAAACTAAATTTTAAAGAGAAATCTTAagttttttatataaaaagaaaacacaaaaccttatttctatttttatttgaagTTTACTTTCTACATTTTTTAGATGCAATGcttctatttttatataatactctctctgtttcaatttatgtgaacctatttcctttttagtccgtgttaaaatgaatggcctcttttctaatttggaaacaaattcactttatgaaatgatttacagccacacaaatattcaagacttattttgaaccacaagtttcaaaagtcttcactctttcttaaatgtcgtgcccagtcaaatgggttcacataaattgaaacagagggagtagatTTCTTCTAACAATTCatttttaattgataaaatGATAATGCATTTAATCTTTCTTGAAACATTGTCGATCTTATGGAAGATTTTATCTAttttaattttggaaaatttgtttCCACCAAAAATAAGTGTAACACTAATTGTTAACATTATTTAAGTGTACACTGAGACAAAATGTACACTGAGATTATGAATGTGCCAAAATCATGTCCAAAAATCGACAAGTCCTAAAAATAACTGACACCAAATCACATGCCCAAAAACCAATCACAACTAATTGTAGGTCTCAAGCAATTTTGTTTCTATGGCCAGTTTGTCATTGCGGAAAGAGGATAAGTAGAGAATTTCGACATCTTGAAATTTTCATACACGTCCTTTTCCTTTCATGCTTTCTCCTGAAATTGAAGCTTGACCAATCATGTAGGTTGTGGATAGAAAATATTGATTGCGAAGAAATATAGGATAACCATGGGATCCCCTGAAAGAACCAGGGAGTTAATTTCTGAATCCATTTTAGGAATTTGCCGTAGACTTTGACACAAATTACATAGGATTGGTGTTTTTCTGCCCGCTATTACTTTAATGATTCGAGAATCCTGTTTGACAATATACAACAGTAGTGCGGGCATGATTAATCATCTTATTTTAGTGGTACTCATGTCGTACGTAGCATGTAAGATGAAAAATTCtactacttccatcaaattTACTGGATTCAATATCtattatttgtacatatttagtcAATCTTTTAATACATAGCTTAAGCCAAAAgctattgtgtgtgtgtgtgtgtgtgtgtgtgtgtgtgtgtgtgtgtgtgtgtgtgtgtgtgtgtgtgtgtgtgtgtgtgtgtgtgtgattggtAGCTAGTTGCctcttgtgtgtgtgtgtgtgtaggtgtgtgCCTCGTTTGTTTGCACTGTGTGTGTGGTACGaatggaatgtgtgtgtgtgtgtgtgtgtgtgtgtgtgtgttaagtGCATTTATTTACATTAAGATCTAGAACAAATTATCGCTTTAATATTAACAAAAGTGTTTATACAAACTGCTATCCTccaaagtactttttgcaaaaACACTTCTAAGGAAaagcaatttttaaaataagtagaTTTTAAAAACTTGACCAAACACAATATTAGAGGAGAGGAGTAGCACATGAGGTGCAGTTGCAGGTCTTGGGTACAAAAGCACAAACTCCAAAAGGCTTATTAGGGAGTTGGCAGTCGATAACAAAGCAACAAGGCATGCTTGTGCAGTTGCTACTGGGCTCTGCCTTCGACGACATACAACACTTGCAAGCCAGACACAATTGAAAAGGCGCCACATTCTGTTGCTGATGCTGCTGCGACCACAACCACATCGTAGACTTATTATAACCAGCTGCTAATTCTGTTTCCAATTCCATTGATGCTGTTACTAGTCTGTATTCGGTAGCGCTGTGCAGGGGCTCTAATCGTTTCCTGGAGACTCCCAATGATGTCTCATCTCGCTtcgtatcatcatcatcctcctcAATAACATGATTAGTCACATGAGAGCCTGCAAGTTACAAATGAATTATCAATATACTGTCAGATCTCTCTATAGTAGTCATTCTCTATAATAATATTTCACTATAACAATTATATCTCCTATGGAATCAATCTTTCATGTTATGTCATATTATACGTTTTTCATAAGAACATTTTTTATGGCAGCCAAAAACTACAGGAATAAATTTATAacactgttatagagaggtttcaTTGTACGTCATGCAGTATCCTACCACGCCAGTACAAGAATATCTATAGGTAAGCTTCTTTAAAATGAGCTTGTATAATCCCGAAAAAATAAGATATATTACCTGCTACAATAAGTAAAAGTGACATGATAGTGTAATATTACATATAGCTTCCCAACTAAACTATTAAGAGAGTTACCTCTAGCTGGAACCATCATAACCAAGTAGTAGAAGAGGAGGATGAGAATTACTGGTCTTGATGATAGTTTCTCAAGTTTTTGAACGGACAATTTCTGCATGATTTCCGAGCGAAAAGGGTAGAGAAGCAAGCACATCAACGGGACCAAACTAGTGTCGCTTGGTAAGGCAGAGAGTGTATGATGTACcgtttctttaatttttgcagtGTAAAATTAGCAATAAAGAGAAGGCTTATGGGTTAAGTGGTGAATCAAGGAATATATGCAACGTCTGGCCGAACTCCATAACCCCAATGACAGTTGGAAAATTCTCCAACACAACTTAGCACAAAAGAAAATACTTTTATTGATTCGTAAAGAATAAAAGTG
Coding sequences within it:
- the LOC132058446 gene encoding protein LURP-one-related 5-like, with the protein product MSKIHPAYHHKKLRSKPLVYNNEDERKDYNNNGLLPSPPPPPARLMLSRPRANCPSIFTVWKKSSMSFQGTDGFTVFDKQGRLVFRVDNYTRRKNRSIASRGSRSGGLVLMDAPGKPLLTLRPQMTVQLQYEWNGYRGGEDDDQSTELNNSTPLFVMRRPPLSLFTMMGTSTTSSCQAQVFVAGENNVMDMKTRRRPNYRVEGSFRRRNCNIIDSDGHIVANISRKVANTTTRARSTILISDDVFSLVVQPGFEPHIFMAFVIILDRLYPNSYAPIICS
- the LOC132058447 gene encoding uncharacterized protein LOC132058447 isoform X1, whose translation is MCLLLYPFRSEIMQKLSVQKLEKLSSRPVILILLFYYLVMMVPARGSHVTNHVIEEDDDDTKRDETSLGVSRKRLEPLHSATEYRLVTASMELETELAAGYNKSTMWLWSQQHQQQNVAPFQLCLACKCCMSSKAEPSSNCTSMPCCFVIDCQLPNKPFGVCAFVPKTCNCTSCATPLL
- the LOC132058447 gene encoding uncharacterized protein LOC132058447 isoform X2 produces the protein MQKLSVQKLEKLSSRPVILILLFYYLVMMVPARGSHVTNHVIEEDDDDTKRDETSLGVSRKRLEPLHSATEYRLVTASMELETELAAGYNKSTMWLWSQQHQQQNVAPFQLCLACKCCMSSKAEPSSNCTSMPCCFVIDCQLPNKPFGVCAFVPKTCNCTSCATPLL